The sequence below is a genomic window from Glandiceps talaboti chromosome 14, keGlaTala1.1, whole genome shotgun sequence.
tagaAATATATTCCAGTAGTTAAcaatggcaacaacaacaaaagaattTTGTGAAAACGTTTTAATGATAATGGCGACACTTATTaaattgtttcaaaagaaatgtTCTGAAGCGATGAGCTATTTCTGTTCATGACGATGAGCTATTTCTGTTCCTGACTATTTAATAGTTTtagtaaagaaaataatataataaagtcAATGTAGAAATATTAAACTGTGTGTACAATTGTGTCTACATTATTCGATACAACACGGACAGATGACATGCGatatattgacaatgttaaacaGCTGTATATCTTTATTGAGATGAGCAAAcgttatgtattgtattgtatgtatgtatgtatgtatgtatgtatgtatgtatgtatgtatgcacgtacgtacgtacgtttgtgcatgtgtatgtatgtatgtatgtatgtatgtatgtatgtatgtatgcacgtatgcacgtacgtacgtacgtacgtacgtttgtgcatgtgtatgtatgtatgtatgtatgtatgtatgtatgtatgtatgtatgtatgtatgtatgtatgtatgtgtgtgtgtacgtaagtacgtgtgtgcatgtgtgtgtatgtatgtatgtatgtatgtatgtatgtatgtatgtatgtatgtatgtatgtatgtatgtgtgtgtatgtatgcatgcatgcatgcgtgtgtgtgtatgtatgtatgtatgtatgtatgtgcatgtgtgtgtatgtatgtatgtgtgtgtatgtatgtatgtatgtatgtatgtatgtatgtatgtatgtatgtatgtatgtatgtatgtatgtatgtatgtatgtatgtgtgtgtgtgtgtgtgtgtgtgtgtttgtttgtttgtttggcatTAAAAGTCTATGTGTAGACAAACCTAATTTGGATCTtgacatttattcatttaattgCACACACGTAACATTTTTTGTTGTAGCTTGAAATTCATGGATAATAACAAGTCTTCccaattattattatcaataagATTCACTATATATGCTCATTCACTCTTGTGAATACATGTCCATACTTATATTGCTTGTTTTTACccccaaaaatgtatttttgaaagattttgGTTTAATGGGTATCATTTCTTGGGCTTGCTATACGACTTTGCCATCATAACAACAAATTCATCGAAACTGATTTGTCCATCTCCATCCTCGTCTGCTTCTCTCATCAACTTGTATACTTCTAAATCTGTACAGTATCCTTTTCTTTTGACCAATGCCAATTTGATCTCGTCAATGGTGATGTATCCGTTACCATCTGCGTCCAATTCAGCAAACTGTGCTTTCAATTCTGATACTTTCGGAACTGGAAATAAGAAAAGTGGCAGTTAGATGAATATGCCATTCCATGATGCCTctatttggattttttttaaaaacgacCTCATATGCGTGTGGATATCaatttaaaatctaacacaTTTGAATCAACAACAAATTCAACACGGTGACCcaacaatgaaaaaaaacaatgataCAACATTTTGTTGGGAAAAGGGACTCGGATGAGGTTAATGCCGGAGTTATACCAAGAGACAGAGTGGAATTCGAATGGGGTAAGATGTATGTCTGTTTGATGAAATTGTCTCTTACCTAGCGATGGAAAGTTTGTGATAGTACTGTTGATCATTTAAGTTCAGATGAACTATGTACTGTTTGGTGCAAACCCTACAACCAGATTGACTAATGCATTGATCCTAGGAGCTCACTTCAAGATCAATGATCCTATTCAAGAAATCATGTCTATGAATACCTATACTTGGAatagacacacatatatatatatatatatatatatatatatatatatatatatatatatatatatatatatatatatatatatatatatacataaaagaTTACACGATATCTTACATATATCCCGTTCTACAATTTCTAATTGAAGGATTCGTATATCTGTTCTATTAAAATTATTGCGCCTAGCTTAATCTCGCAAACATACCAACTTTTTCAGTGTGTTCATATAATTTGCAAGCCGAACATGGTGTAGATTACGCACAACTGTTCCACATAGCCGCAGAAAAACACGGAAAGCAATATTTCGGAAACACCAGAAGATGCGCGAAAATAGCCACTTTCCTGATGTCACTTTCCGTTGCGCCAGTAAGCTAGGAAGTTCTCTGTTTTCATATTGTTTGTAACTTTTGATTTCTACGTCTAAGTCTGACTTGGTGACTATGGAACTGAGACTGTTATTCGATAGAAAGTAATAGTTTGGCAAAATAATTAGAACATAATTATCCACAAaagataataaataaacaaataaataaataaataaataaataaataaatagttaaaCGGACACTTACACTCTGTTCCGACATCAAACAAGCCGGGTTTCTTCTGCTCTGACTGTTTCCGTAGTTTTTCGATCCAAAACAAAGTGAATTCATTGAAATCAATTTCTCCATTGCCGTCCAAATCTACTTCCCTCATAAATAGGTATACTTCCTGGTCGCTATAATCGATCCCATTTCTCCTCAAGCCTACTTTGAGTTCGTCTATCGTTATGGCGCCATCACCGTTGACATCGAACCTATTAAATATACTCTTGATGTATTTCGGTGATGATTTATCTGTTTCGATTAAATTGTGACATTAAGATTAATAGATGAAAAATTGGGAGACTATCTTGAACATCAGctcaacatttttttacttCCTTCAaattgtttctgttgttggtAGCAGTGGAGtaattagtagtagtagttagcATTTCGATTCAGGAGAGAGTGGGTGTTGTTGGCATGGTAATATACGTGGTGGTTGCATGGTTGCCTTGAAAGAAGACATATGATTGTGGTCGTGATTTCATGAAAATAGTGTTGTtagtggtgttgttgttgttgttgttgttgttgttgttgttgatggtactagtagtagtagtagtagtagtagtagtagtagtagtagtagtagtagtagtagtagcagcagcagtagtagtagtagcagtagtgaGAGATCGAGTGGTAGTATTGGGTGTGATGTTAGAGGTGGTACTAGtagtgatggtagtggtggttcTAGTGGTGATTATTAGGTATGAAAAATAAAGTGGTGGTGATAGCAGTGGTAATATATGAATGGGGGTGATGTcagtagtgatgatgatgatgatggtaataaTGGTGACGGTGGTATTGTtggtagtagtatgtagtaacAGCATGACTGTAAAACACCACATACTACCATGGAGTAGTAACAGTATGACTGTAAAACACCACATATTACCACATATGTAGTAACAGTATGACTGTAAAACACCACATATTACCACATACGTAGTAACAGTGAGTATGACTGTAAACCACCACATACTATCATGAGCATGGTAACAGTGTGATTGTAAATCACCACATAaatacaacatttgtaataagtGTGTCTGTAAAAGACCATATAGTACCACATACGTAGTAACAGTATGCTGACTGTAAAATACCACACACTACCGTGAGCATGGTAACAGTATGACTGTATATCACCACACACTACCGTGGTTTAGTAAGAGTATGACTGGTAAATACCAATAGTTATTGGTATTTTTTCGTGCGAATGTTAACTGACGGTAAGAGAATTTATTTACAACACTTATCAGAGTTAAGTTTTATTGACTGCATGTACAGTAGTAATTGACAACACATCATTTTCTGTTGACTAAGCATACAAAGGTTAGTCATTCGTCAAAGTCAGGCATTTATTTAATCATGCTCCATTCTCGCACACCAGAGCTcttatttcttccacgacactgcgaaataacggcACGTTTAAAAATTAACggcgcgttttggacggtgTCATAAAAGAGACTGTGGTTTACAACGACGATAATGACGTCAGCTTAAATTTAAGTTGAGCATCTTCATAAATATCTGCCTGATCCTGATTCAATTGTCCCACAGTGGCCTTGTCCTGATAGAGTTACGAAAGTCATACAGTTGTCAAAATGCTGTTGTCACAATTAACGTCGTGTTGTTATTTGCTTTTGGTACAGATTTCAATGTTTGTGCTTTTGATTAAAAAGTGACGTGTTCTCAGTGACgtgtacattattttgtagATCTTTACTTCTAtctaattaattatatataccCTCAAATACTTTATCGGTAAAAAATACTTCGGCCGTCTTAGGATGAATAATATAGTGTAACGTTTATAGTAGAAAGGCTGGAATTTCATATTGGTTGCCATTTTCGACTTATCTTCTATAACTTCATGTCCCAACTCCCAATTATAGACGGGGGGTATGGTTCTATACCAATGATCAAAATATACTAAGTCTTGTAAATAAATTCTCTTACCGTCAATTAATGTTCGCATGAAAATGAATCGCCGCTGAGCTTTACGTGCAGCAATACGGATATAAAACTTCAATCTGCCTGGCTATAACAATAGGGCATGTAATTAACCCCACCCCCTCTGACATGTCCGTGCGATTAATACCCTACATGTCAAATTATGGTACAACACAGGGAGATAACATTCGTTTTATCAGAGTACTAATATCATGAGCTCGCTGACCTTGAAAAGTGTGtaaagtttgttttttaaatgttaaaagCAAAAGGTAGGTATTTTCGCTATCCACCTTTTCAATGACAATGTATTGCTGGCTTGTAGTGTTCTGTTGTCCTATAGGAGCATTGTCCATTTCAAGTTTGCATAGCACGATATAcgtgatatgtacatgtagagttgCGACCATACTgttctgtacatttcattctCATACAAAGATTACAAACAACACATTTCAACCTACCTTGGCTGGACATGATTCTCGTGTCTTGTGGTGATCTATGTCACAATATCTATAGCAACTAACTGGTATAGTAGTTGTGAAGATAGAGTCGTATTTATTAATGTCCGAGTCTCCTGACAGGCGCCTGTCACCTGTACCACCTGTTGTTGACAGGCGTGAGTTTTACGACCTTAACTTGGCAAGAATTCGTCTCTCAGATAGATGTGCTTCGTGTGGGGGCAATATACACTTTGATAGCGAAAGGTAATGAATGGCCTTAGTAATAAGAAGTGACGGGTCTACTTACGTGGCCAAAGGCCATGTCCTCCTATTTCAAGTGAACTCAGTACAGGATCAACACGATGCCAAGTCCATAAATAAGAGTGACCCTGTTTTTGGTATGTTTCTCGTTACTTTTTAAcggcaactatgggtcggttggtcgatttgaaatttaaaaaaagtaaaaaaacaaacaattttcatgtttgactattgaccccccccccacacacacatacatacatacatacatacatacatacatacatacatacatacatacgtacgtacgtacgtacgtacgtacgtacatacatacatacatacatacatacatacatacatacatacatacatacatacatacatacatacatacacacacacatacatacatacatacacacatgtacacacacaaacacttgACGAAGTCATATATACGAATAGTAACGGGTCAGATATGTGTGTTATGAAGTGCGACCGCTGTGTATGGGGGTCAGTGGTCGATACTCGAATCCCGGATCTCGTACCAGCCACGGAACAATGACTATTTGGCCCTAATGTCACAGTTTTATTGTAGTATACGAAGGTGTGACGCTTCTTCGTACAACATTAACTCCGAGTTGGCGGCGCTACGAGTCGGGTCCACTGCAGTTCATTCACTTGAAGGGACGTGGTCAATTTTTGGTGTTTAAGTGTTACACACCTGGACAAGAAATACATTTGGATATACAAGAAGAATGACAGGTGAGTAAAGTTTGAAAGTAAACTGTAAGCCgactaaaatcacaaaatatgtcCAACGTATCCACAACCGAGATTTTCAGTTGCTGTGTATAAAGTAAGCGTACGCAGCAATAATCATAGATGTTCACAACAGCCGGGCATGCCAGAAGACGGAAGTTCAAACAAGAAAATTTCAATACAACTGTCACTGCGTTCCTTCAGAAAATGTAAAGCTACACAATTAcaggcttacttgtgaacaacATATACTTTTAATGAGTCTCTTTTTAACCTTTTTAATATTGAggttgtgtgtgtttatatgaaATCGTGTAAAACTTCCGGGGTTGAtgtgaaaagtttgtgtacACAGTGTGAGACTAAAAACCCCCAGCGTTGACTATTTTCAAACCGTTGAGTAGTTGTGGAAATGATTTGACGTTGGTTTGAACAACTAATGCATTTTCTATGATGACGTCACTGGCATATAATTTCATAGGATACAAACCATTATATTTTAGATGTCGTTTACTGGCTTTAGTATTCTGAGGGGAGACGTTACAGACCAAGACAGTGTCACTGTTACAATGAAATCAATTGGTTTTGCCTCTAAAACAAACAACTGAGACAGGAAGAAGTGTTTACGTTCACCTGCAAATTCTCGCATTTTATTAGGTCTAGCGACACTCagtgttactatgacaacgaATCTCGTGTTACAATTACGTGCACGATCGTTGTTTACATGCATGAATGGAGATAGCACCGCTCTGAGACAACTACCGAACTGTGACTTCAGACTGttattgttgtgttttgtgttcTTCCTAACAGACAGGACATCACCGGAATACATTCAGCGACTGTTTGATCGATTTGATATCAACGGTGATGGCGCTATAACGATAGAAGAATTTAAAGCTGGGTTAGATGCAGGAGGCATAGAGTACACAGACCAAGAAATTTACCGTTTTATGAGGAAAGTTGACTTAGATGGAGATGGGGAGATAGATTTTCacgaattttcaaaattttggcgggaaaaagTACGCAGACACGAAAGGCTGGAACGAGAacgccaacaacaacaacaacaacaacaacaacaacaacaacaacaattgttCTCATCGCAAGGAAAATGTAAGTACTTCCACAGTGttaaatttgatgaatttgAGTACAATGCATGCAaatcagaaatatatattttgcttTTGAAGTTTTACAGAAATTCTTGAAAGAAAACTTATTGTATTGACAGGTGGGATATTTGAACACAAACGGTGGGTCTACAATGGAAGCAAGTTGAATCCAAACAAATCGTTGTCTTAACGCAATACACAaacgtgccaccatgcagacatgaAATCAATGTAGTCCTCGAAACATTGGTGCCAGAATATATCTTCCTTTAATTGTAGAAAGAATTCGAAATTGCGATACTTTATTTTTGAAGTTTTAGTCAAAAGTTGTCACGGAAATTGTTGAagtattaaaatgttaataGGTGGATGTCTGATCGATCATACACGGAGGCGTGTAGTTTCTTGTTGCTTTCTGCGTGGGTGTATCAAATAGAAGAGTCGGTCAACACTAACCTGAAATGGGTTGTAGTGAGATTTTTgtatattgaattgaactgatTTATTCACCAGGTGTAAACGAATAAAAGTGCgtcacatttcaaaaaaaattatcacGGTAAGACAGCTAGTCTGAACTATAGTCGAGTCTATGAccctgacaaaataaaatattcaagtaCAAGACAGTGTGTAACTGTGTAATAAGTAGAAAGAGAAAAAACGAACAGAAATTATATTAACTGTAGTAGTGATAAACAGACTAATTAATATGATATATCAACGAATGCAAAGTACTTACATGTCGAAGATTATGTCAAATTGATACAGgttaaagaaatatatacacgTATTCCCTACGAAATGTTTAGGTGAACCT
It includes:
- the LOC144445874 gene encoding uncharacterized protein LOC144445874; translation: MSSQDKSSPKYIKSIFNRFDVNGDGAITIDELKVGLRRNGIDYSDQEVYLFMREVDLDGNGEIDFNEFTLFWIEKLRKQSEQKKPGLFDVGTECKFPKVSELKAQFAELDADGNGYITIDEIKLALVKRKGYCTDLEVYKLMREADEDGDGQISFDEFVVMMAKSYSKPKK
- the LOC144445932 gene encoding uncharacterized protein LOC144445932; this translates as MTDRTSPEYIQRLFDRFDINGDGAITIEEFKAGLDAGGIEYTDQEIYRFMRKVDLDGDGEIDFHEFSKFWREKVRRHERLERERQQQQQQQQQQQQQQLFSSQGKFPSVKELRRQFAELDEDDNGYISISELKRALVRLKGHCTDEEVYFLMREADEDGDGRITFDEFIVMMAKASGN